CGGACAGGGCGCGCTGCACCTCGGCGAAGTTGGTGGTCCAGTATCCGAAGGAGAGGACGAAGCCGAGGCCGAGGACGATGGTCAGCCAGTTGGCGCCGAGCGGGTTGACGTGGCCGATGCCGGTGCCGCCCCAGGCGGTGGTGAAGTTCGCCCCGTGGCTCGCGGTGAGCTTGTGGGTCAGGCCGTCCCAGCCGCCGGCCTTCTTCAGGCCGAGCGCGGTGATCGGGATGAGGGCGGCCAGGATCACGAAGAACTGCAGGACCTCGTTGTAGATCGCCGAGGACAGACCGCCGAGGGTGATGTACGCGAGGACGAAGGCGCCGGCGACCACGATGGCCACCCACTGCGGCCAGCCCAGCAGGGCCTCCACGACGATCGCGAGGGCGTAGAGGTTGACGCCCGCGATGAGGATGGCGGCGAACGCGAACAGGATCGAACTGAGCAGATGGGCCGCCCGGTCGAAGCGCAGCAGCAGGAACTCGGGGACCGAGCGGACCTTGCTGCCGTAGTAGAACGGCATCATCACCAGGCCCAGGAAGACCATGGCCGGGATGGCGCCGATCCAGTACCAGTGCACGGTGTACGCGCCGTACTGGGCGCTGTTCGCCGCCATGCCCAGGATCTCGGTGGCCGCCAGGTTCGCCGAGATGAAGGCGAGGCCGGTGATCCAGGCGGGCAGCGAGCGTCCGGACAGGAAGAAGTCGAGGCTGGTCTTCACCGAGCGGCGGGCCGCGAAGCCGATGCCGAGCACGACGACGAAGTAGATCGCCAGGATCGTGTAGTCCAGCCAGTTGGTGGGGAGCCGTAGCTGCGCCGCCAGGTACACGGGGCTGTCTGTGGGGGTTTGCATGGGTACTCGCTTCGTTGCGCGAACTGATCCAGAGCGGAACCTACGCCGCCGCCTTCAGTATTTGAACACTTCTGGTGGTGTTCTTTGTTTGATTGTGATGAACCGGGGGGTGGTCGAGTGTGGTCTGTTATGTTTGATTGTGTTGAGTGGTTGGGTGCGGGACGTAGAGGAGTCCGGCGTTGAAGAAGACCTCGACACGGCTGGCCGACGGTCGTGAGCTCATCTACTACGACCTGCGCGACGACACCGTGCGGGACGCCGTCGACCGCCGCCCGCTGGAGCGGACCCATACAACGTCCGAGATCCGCCGTGACGTGCTGCTCGGCGACTCGGTCGCCGTCGCCTCCCACCGCCAGGGCCGCACCTACCACCCGCCGGCCGACGAATGCCCCCTGTGCCCGACGCGGGACGGCCGGCTGAGCGAGATCCCGGACTCGTCGTACGACGTCGTCGTCTTCGAGAACCGCTTCCCCTCCCTCACCGGGGACTCCGGCCGCTGCGAGGTCGTCTGCTTCACCTCCGACCACGATGCCTCCTTCGCCGACCTGAGCGTCGAGCAGGCGCGCCTGGTGCTGGACGCCTGGACGGACCGGACGTCGGAGCTGTCGCATCTGCCCTCCGTCGAGCAGGTGTTCTGTTTCGAGAACCGCGGTGCCGAGATCGGTGTGACCCTGGGTCACCCGCACGGACAGATCTACGCCTACCCGTTCACCACTCCGCGCACCGCGCTGATGCTCCGCTCGCTCGCCGCGCACAAGGAGGCGACCGGCGGCGGGAACCTCTTCGACGCCGTCCTGGAACAGGAACGCGCCGGGGAGCGGGTCGTCCTCGAGGGTGAACACTGGACGGCGTTCGTGCCGTACGCGGCGCACTGGCCGTACGAGGTCCACCTGTACCCGAAGCGCCGCGTGCCCGACCTGCTCGCCCTCGACGAGGCGGCGCGCACAGAGTTCCCCCAGGTGTATCTGGAACTCTTGAAGCGCTTCGACCGGATCTTCGGCGAGGGTGAGCCTCCGACGCCGTACATCGCGGCCTGGCACCAGGCCCCGTTCGGCGCGCTGGAGGAGTTCGACGGCGTCACGCGCGACGACTTCGCGCTCCACCTCGAGCTTTTCACCATCCGCCGCACTTCCGGCAAGCTGAAGTTCCTCGCGGGTTCCGAGTCCGGCATGAACGTGTTCATCAACGACGTGCCGCCGGAGCGCGCGGCCGAGCGACTGCGAGAGGTAGCGAGTTCATGAAGTACCTGGTGACCGGTGGCGCCGGTTACGTCGGCAGTGTCGTGGCCCAGCACCTGCTGGAGGCCGGCCACGAGGTCACCGTCCTGGACAACCTCTCCACCGGTTTCCGCGAGGGCGTCCCGGCCGGCGCGGCCTTCGTCGAGGGCGACATCCGCGACGCCGCCAAGTGGCTCGACCCCTCCTACGACGGCGTGCTGCACTTCGCCGCGTCCTCGCAGGTCGGCGAGTCGGTGGTGAAGCCGGAGAAGTACTGGGACAACAACGTCGCCGGCTCGCTGGCGCTGCTCGGCGCCATGCGCGAGGCCGGCGTGCGCAGGCTGGTGTTCTCCTCCACGGCGGCCACCTACGGCGAGCCGGAGCAGGTCCCGATCGTGGAGAGCGCCCCCACGCGGCCGACCAACCCCTACGGCGCCACCAAGCTGGCCGTCGACCACATGATCACCAGCGAGGCGGACGCCCACGGCCTGGCCGCGGTCTCCCTGCGCTACTTCAACGTGGCCGGCGCCTACGGCGCCTACGGCGAGCGCCACGACCCCGAGTCGCACCTCATCCCGCTGGTCCTCCAGGTCGCCCAGGGCCGCCGCGAGGCGATCTCCGTCTACGGCGACGACTACCCGACCCCGGACGGCACCTGCGTGCGCGACTACATCCACGTCGCCGACCTGGCCGAGGCCCACCTGCTGGCCCTGGAGGCGGCCCGCCCGGGCGAGCACCTGATCTGTAACCTCGGCAACGGCGAGGGCTTCTCCGTGCGCCAGGTCATCGAGACGGTCCGGCAGGTCACCGGCCACCCGATCCCCGAGGTGGTCGCCCCGCGCCGGGGCGGCGACCCCGCGGTCCTGGTCGCCTCCGCCGAGGCCGCCCGCGAGAAACTCGGCTGGAACCCGTCCCGCGCGGATCTCGCGGGCATCGTCGCGGACGCCTGGCGGTTCGCTCAGCACATCGCAAGGGGGCAGTAGTGGGGGCACAGCAGGTCGCGCAGCGCTTCACCGAGCTGTACGGGGCCGCGCCGGACGGCGTCTGGGCGGCCCCGGGCCGGGTCAACCTGATCGGTGAGCACACCGACTACAACGACGGCTTCGTGATGCCGTTCGCCCTGCCGCACCGGACCGTCGCCGCGGTCTCCCGGCGCGCCGACGGCGTCCTGCGCCTGCACTCGGCGGACATCGAGGGCGGCGTGAAGGAGCTGCGGCTGGACACCCTGGACCCGCAGAGCGACGGCGACTGGACGGCGTACCCGGCGGGGGTCGTCTGGGCGCTGCGCGAGGCGGGCCACGCGGTGACCGGCGCGGACGTCCACCTGTCCTCGACCGTCCCGACCGGCGCGGGGCTGTCCTCCTCGGCGGCGCTGGAGGTGGTGACCGCCCTCGCCCTGAACGACCTGTACGAGCTCGGCCTGCCGGGCTGGAGGCTGGCGCGCCTGTGCCAGCGCGCCGAGAACGTCTACGTCGGCGCCCCGACCGGCATCATGGACCAGACGGCGTCCGCCTGCTGCGAGGCCGGCCACGCCCTGTTCCTCGACACCCGCGACCTGTCCCAGCGGCAGATCCCCTTCGACCTCGCCGCCGAGGGCCTGCGCCTGCTGGTCGTCGACACCCGGGTCAAGCACGCGCACAGCGGCGGCGAGTACGGCAAGCGCCGGGCCGGCTGCGAGAAGGGCGCGGCCCTGCTCGGCGTCGACGCCCTGCGGGACATCCCCTACGACGGCCTCGACGCGGCGCTTCGGCGGCTGGGCGACGAGGAGGAGGTGCGCCGCCTGGTCCGGCACGTGGTGACCGAGGACCAGCGGGTCGAACGGGTCGTCGGCCTGCTCCACGCCGGCGACACCCGCGCCATCGGCCCCGTCCTCACCGAGGGACACGCCTCCCTGCGCGACGACTTCCGCATCTCCTGCCCGGAGCTGGACCTGGTCGTCGACACCGCTCTGGCGAACGGCGCGCTCGGCGCCCGCATGACCGGCGGCGGCTTCGGCGGCTCGGCGATCGTCCTGACGGAGGCGGCCGAGGTGGACACCCTCACCAAGGCCGTCGAGGAGGCGTTCGCCGCCGCGGGCTTCAGGACCCCGCGCGTGTTCGAGGCGGTGCCGTCGGCGGGGGCGGTCCGGCTGGTGTGACACCGGCGTGATCTGTCCCGGGCAGATCACGTCGGGCTCTGTCGACTTTCGTCCCGCTACGAAACTCCCGGCTCACGGCACACGCCTGAAGGCTGCCAGTTCTGCAAATCCGCTTCCGTCGCGTGCCGCCATCCGTACTCTGAGGAGCAGCGCCGGTGGGGGCCGGTGCTGTTCAGGGGGCGAGACGGGCGGGTACGGCGCCCGCGGTGGGGTATCTGTTTCCGCGACGGCGGCGGCCGTGCGGCGCGTGGCCTCTTTCCGTGGATGCCGTGTCCGTTCCGCGGGTGCCGTGCCCGCGCGGCGTCTCGTTCTCCACAGGACCAGGCCCGGTCCGGGAGGGGTTTCGTGGTTCGTATCCGAGTCCTGGTCGTCGACGACCACCGCATCTTCGCCGAGTCGCTCGCCGCCGCCCTGGCCGCCGAGCCGGACGTCGAGGTGTCCGCGGCCGGCAGCGGCCCCGCCGCGCTGCGCTGCCTGGAGCGGGCGGCCGGGGAGGGCCGCCGCTTCGACGTGCTGCTGGTCGACGCCGACCTCGGCGGCACCGTGCCCGGCGGCCGCCCGGCCGTGCCCGTGCAGGACGGCGACGAGGAGGGCCTCGTCGACGGGATCTCCCTGGTCGCGGGCGTGCGCGCCGCACAGCCCGGGGTGCGGATCGTCGTGCTCGCCGAGAAGGACGACTCCCGGCGCGCGGCGCTCGCGCTGCAGGCCGGCGCCTCCGGATGGGTCGCGAAGGACTGCTCGCTGTCCCGGCTGCTGACGGTGATCCGGGGCGTGCTGCGCGACGAGACGCATCTGCCGCCCGCGCTGCTCACCGGCGTCCTCAGGGAGCTGACGGCCGCCCGCCGGCACCGCACCGAGAGCGAGCGGCTGGTGGAGTCCCTCACCCCGCGCGAGCGGGAGGTGCTGCGCTGCATGGTCGCGGGGCTGGGCCGCAAGGCCGTCGCCGAGCGGCTGTTCCTCTCCCCGCACACCGTGCGCACCCATATGCAGAACGTCCTCGGCAAGCTGGGCGTCCACTCCACGCTGGCGGCCGTCGCCCTCGCCCGCCGCGCGGGGGTCGGACCGGCCGACCTAACCGGGGATGTTGTCGAACGGGGCGGTCAGCTGGCGTAGCAGCCCGGCCAGTTCCGCCCGCTGGGCACTGGACAGCTCGCCGAGGATCGCCCGCTCCTGCTCCAGCAGGCCGGCCAGTGCCTGGTCCGCGCGGTCCCGGCCGGTGTCGGTCAGCCGGACCAGCACGCCGCGCCGGTCGCTCGGGTCCGGCAGCCGCTCCACCAGGCCCTTCTTGGCCAGCCGGTCGATCCGGTTGGTCATCGTGCCCGAGGTGACCAGGGTCTGCGTCAGCAGCTGGCCGGGGGAGAGCTGGTACGGCGTGCCGGCGCGCCGCAGTGCGGTCAGCACGTCGAACTCCCACGGCTCCAGCTGATGCTCGGCGAAGGCGAGCCGCCGGGCACGGTCCAGATGCCGGGCGAGCCGGCTCACCCGGCTGAGCACTTCCAGCGGCTCCACGTCGAGGTCCGGACGTTCCCGGCGCCACGCTGCGACCAGCCGATCGACCTCGTCCTCCATGGAGATCAGTGTAGTGGTTGTGTCGACATGAAGTCTCTTGACCTCAAGTCTCTTGACATCGAGAGAAATGGCGGAGGAGAGTGGATGCCATGACGACCCCCCTCTGGGACCCCGGGCAGTATCTGCGGCACGCCGGTCACCGGGCCCGTCCCTTCGCCGACCTGCTCGCCCGCGTCCCCGACCCGCCCACCCCGGCGCCCCGCATCGCCGACCTCGGCTGCGGCCCGGGCAACGTCACCGCGCAGCTCACCGAGCGCTGGCCCGCCGCCCACGTCACCGGCTACGACAACTCGCCCGCCATGCTCGACGCGGCCCACACCGAGCACGAGGGCCCCACGGCCGGCGGCGGACGGCTCGACTTCGCCCACGCCGACATCCGCACCTGGGCGCCCGAGGAGCCGCACGACCTGATCGTCTCCAACGCGACGCTGCAGTGGGTGCCGGGGCACGCCGACCGCTTCGCCGACTGGATCGCCGGCCTGAAACCCGGCGGCACCCTCGCCTTCCAGGTACCGGACAACATCGACGCCCCGCTGCACGCCCTGATGCGGGAGCTCGCCGCCACCCCCCGCTGGAAGACGCGCCTCGCCGGCGTGCTGCGGCGCACCGACTCCGTGCACACCCCCGGCGCCTACCTGGACCGCCTCGCCCGCCTGGGCTGCGCGGCCGACGTGTGGCAGACGACGTACTTCCACGTCCTCCAGGGCGAGGATCCCGTCCTGGACTGGGTGAAGGGCACCGGACTCAGGCCCGCGCTGACCGCCCTCGCCGACGACCCCGAGGCCCGGGAGCGGTTCCTCGCCGAGTACCGGGACCTGCTGCGGCAGGCCTACCCGAGCGCGCCGTACGGCACCGTCCTGCCCTTCCGCCGCCTGTTCGCCGTCGCCGTGAAGGAAGCCCGGACATGATCACCGCGCTCGACCATGTGCAACTGGCGGCCCCGCCCGGATCGGAGGACGCGCTGCGGGCGTACTACGCCGGCGTCCTGGGCATGACCGAGATCCCGAAACCACCGGCACTGGCGGCACGCGGCGGCTGCTGGTTCCAGGCGGGCGCCGCCCGGCTCCACCTGGGCGTCGAGGACGACTTCCGGCCCGCGAAGAAGGCCCACCCCGGCCTGCGGGTCACCGGGATCGAGGCGTACGCCGCCCGGCTCGCCGCCAAGGGCGCCAAGGTGACCTGGGACGACAACCTCCCGGGCCACCTGCGCTTCTACTCCGAGGACCCAGTGGGCAACCGGCTGGAGTTCCTGGAGCCCGCCGGGTAGTCCCGCCGGTCAGCTCCTGCGGTGCCCGATCAGCCGGGGCTTCTGTTCCAGCCCGTCCAGGCCGTGCCACGCCAGGTTCACCAGGTGCGCGGCGACCTCCGCCTTCTTCGGGCGGCGTACGTCCAGCCACCACTGGCCGGTCAGCGCCACCATGCCGACCAGCGCCTGCGCGTACAGCGGGGCCAGCTTCGGGTCGAAGCCGCGGGACTTGAACTCGCGGCCCAGGATGTCCTCCACCTGCGTCGCGATGTCCGAGATCAGCGAGGCGAAGGAACCCGTGGACTGCGGGATGGGGGAGTCGCGGACCAGGATGCGGAAGCCGTCCGTGTACTCCTCGATGTAGTCCAGCAGCGCGAACGCCGCCTGCTCGCACAGCTCACGCGGGTGCCCGGCCGTCAACGAGCCGGTCACCATGTCCAGCAGGCGGCGCATCTCGCGGTCCACGACCACCGCGTACAGGCCCTCCTTGCCGCCGAAGTGCTCGTACACCACCGGCTTGGACACCCCGGCCTTCGCCGCGATCTCCTCCACCGAGGTGCCTTCGAAACCTTTCGCCGCGAAGAGGGTGCGACCGATCTCCAGCAGCTGCTGGCGGCGCTCGGCACCGGTCATACGGGTCCGGCGTGTCCGCCGCGGCTTTTCGTTGCTGGAGGTGCTGCTGGAGTCGGTCGCCACGGCGTCAATCATGCCGCCTTCGCGGTCTCCTTCCGGCGCCGGGAACCGTCATCACCGGTGTTGCGGCGCGAATCGATACGCGAGCGTGACGGCCAGCGCACGTCGTACGCCCAGCCGAGCAGCTCGAAGATCCGGATGAACCGTGCGGAGGAGTCGATCTGGCCGCGCATCACACCGTGCCGCGCCGACGTCGGGTCGGCGTGGTGCAGGTTGTGCCAGGACTCGCCGCACGACAGCACCGCGAGCCACCACACGTTGCCCGAACGGTCCCGCGACTTGAACGGCCGCTTGCCCACCGCGTGGCAGATCGAGTTGATCGACCACGTCACGTGGTGCAGCAACGCCACCCGCACGAGTGAACCCCAGAAGAACGCGGTGAACGCGCCCCACCAGGACATCGTCACCAGACCGCCGATCAGCGGCGGCAGCAGCAGGGACGTCGCCGTCCACAGCACGAACTGGCGGGAGATCGCCCGGATCGCCGGGTCCTTGATCAGATCCGGCGCGTACTTGTCCTGCGGAGTCTGCTCCTCGTCGAACATCCAGCCGATGTGAGCCCACCACAGGCCCTTGATCAGCGCCGGAACCGTCTCCCCGAACCGCCACGGCGAGTGCGGATCGCCCTCCGCGTCGGAGAACTTGTGGTGCTTGCGGTGATCGGCCACCCAGCGCACCAGGGGCCCCTCCACGGCCAGCGACCCCATGATCGCCAGCGCGATCCGCAGCGGCCGCTTCGCCTTGAACGAACCGTGGGTGAAGTACCGGTGGAAACCGATCGTGATGCCGTGGCACCCCAGGAAGTAGAAGAACACCAGCAGGCCCAGATCGAGCCAGCTCACCCCCCAGCCCCAGGCCAGCGGCACGGCCGCCACGAGTGCCAGGAACGGCACGGTGATGAACAAAAGCAGCGTGATCTGCTCGATCGAACGCTTCTGTTCGCCACCCAGCGTGGCGGAGGGGGGAGAGGTGTCGGTGGCCTTACGGGCTTCTTCGATCACGTCGGAACTTGAGGTCATGCGCGTCCCCTGTGGGGTCGAGGGTCGAGGCAGGCGCCGGGTCACCGGAACCGCACAGGAGCGGACGGCCCTTCCCTACGGTTCCGTAACCTACGGCGTCGTAAGTATGGCAGCGTGTCGTGCGGCGGCAAGAGCCCCGGAGCCTGCGCGTCCCCATCGACACCTATCCTTGAACTCGGTCGGACAGCGCGGTCCGCTGAAGTTTCCTTCCCGGACGCTCCGGCCCGTATGCGGCACCCGCCGCCGCGGCAGCCGGCCGGGTTCCCTCCAGACGAGCTTCCACACTGCAAGGAGCCGCACCTGTGAGCAGTGCCGACGACCAGACCACCACGACCAGCAGCGAGCTGCGCGCCGACATCCGCCGGCTGGGTGATCTCCTCGGCGAGACCCTCGTACGGCAGGAAGGACCCGAGCTCCTCGACCTGGTCGAGAAGGTCCGCCGTCTCACCCGCGAGGACGGCGAGGCCGCCGCCGAGCTGCTGCGCGGCACCGAACTGGAGACCGCGGCCAAGCTGGTCCGCGCCTTCTCCATCTACTTCCACCTCGCCAACGTCACCGAGCAGGTGCACCGCGGCCGCGAACTGCGCGCCCGGCGCGCCGCCGAGGGCGGCCTCCTCGCCCGTACGGCGGACCGGCTCAAGGACGCCGACCCCGAGCACGTCAAGCAGACCGTCCAGAACCTGAACGTCCGCCCGGTGTTCACGGCGCACCCCACCGAGGCCGCGCGCCGCTCGGTCCTCAACAAGCTCCGGCGCATCGCCGCACTCCTGGAGGCCCCCGTCCACGGCTCCGACCGCCGCCGCCACGACGTCCGCCTCGCCGAGAACATCGACCTCGTCTGGCAGACCGACGAACTGCGCGTCGTACGCCCCGAGCCCGCCGACGAGGCCCGCAACGCCATCTACTACCTCGACGAGCTCCACGCCAACGCCGTCGGCGACGTCCTGGAGGACCTCACCGCCGAACTGGAACGCGTCGGCGTCAAGCTCCCCGACGACACCCGCCCCCTCACCTTCGGCACCTGGATCGGCGGCGACCGCGACGGCAACCCCAACGTCACCCCCCAGGTCACCTGGGACGTCCTGATCCTCCAGCACGAACACGGCATCAACGACGCCCTGGAGACGATCGACGAACTGCGCGGCCTGCTCTCCAACTCCATCCGCTACACCGGCGCCACCGAGGAAC
This genomic interval from Streptomyces sp. NBC_00557 contains the following:
- a CDS encoding VOC family protein, with protein sequence MITALDHVQLAAPPGSEDALRAYYAGVLGMTEIPKPPALAARGGCWFQAGAARLHLGVEDDFRPAKKAHPGLRVTGIEAYAARLAAKGAKVTWDDNLPGHLRFYSEDPVGNRLEFLEPAG
- a CDS encoding response regulator transcription factor, whose product is MVRIRVLVVDDHRIFAESLAAALAAEPDVEVSAAGSGPAALRCLERAAGEGRRFDVLLVDADLGGTVPGGRPAVPVQDGDEEGLVDGISLVAGVRAAQPGVRIVVLAEKDDSRRAALALQAGASGWVAKDCSLSRLLTVIRGVLRDETHLPPALLTGVLRELTAARRHRTESERLVESLTPREREVLRCMVAGLGRKAVAERLFLSPHTVRTHMQNVLGKLGVHSTLAAVALARRAGVGPADLTGDVVERGGQLA
- a CDS encoding TetR/AcrR family transcriptional regulator, with product MIDAVATDSSSTSSNEKPRRTRRTRMTGAERRQQLLEIGRTLFAAKGFEGTSVEEIAAKAGVSKPVVYEHFGGKEGLYAVVVDREMRRLLDMVTGSLTAGHPRELCEQAAFALLDYIEEYTDGFRILVRDSPIPQSTGSFASLISDIATQVEDILGREFKSRGFDPKLAPLYAQALVGMVALTGQWWLDVRRPKKAEVAAHLVNLAWHGLDGLEQKPRLIGHRRS
- the galE gene encoding UDP-glucose 4-epimerase GalE — protein: MKYLVTGGAGYVGSVVAQHLLEAGHEVTVLDNLSTGFREGVPAGAAFVEGDIRDAAKWLDPSYDGVLHFAASSQVGESVVKPEKYWDNNVAGSLALLGAMREAGVRRLVFSSTAATYGEPEQVPIVESAPTRPTNPYGATKLAVDHMITSEADAHGLAAVSLRYFNVAGAYGAYGERHDPESHLIPLVLQVAQGRREAISVYGDDYPTPDGTCVRDYIHVADLAEAHLLALEAARPGEHLICNLGNGEGFSVRQVIETVRQVTGHPIPEVVAPRRGGDPAVLVASAEAAREKLGWNPSRADLAGIVADAWRFAQHIARGQ
- the galT gene encoding galactose-1-phosphate uridylyltransferase: MKKTSTRLADGRELIYYDLRDDTVRDAVDRRPLERTHTTSEIRRDVLLGDSVAVASHRQGRTYHPPADECPLCPTRDGRLSEIPDSSYDVVVFENRFPSLTGDSGRCEVVCFTSDHDASFADLSVEQARLVLDAWTDRTSELSHLPSVEQVFCFENRGAEIGVTLGHPHGQIYAYPFTTPRTALMLRSLAAHKEATGGGNLFDAVLEQERAGERVVLEGEHWTAFVPYAAHWPYEVHLYPKRRVPDLLALDEAARTEFPQVYLELLKRFDRIFGEGEPPTPYIAAWHQAPFGALEEFDGVTRDDFALHLELFTIRRTSGKLKFLAGSESGMNVFINDVPPERAAERLREVASS
- a CDS encoding trans-aconitate 2-methyltransferase is translated as MTTPLWDPGQYLRHAGHRARPFADLLARVPDPPTPAPRIADLGCGPGNVTAQLTERWPAAHVTGYDNSPAMLDAAHTEHEGPTAGGGRLDFAHADIRTWAPEEPHDLIVSNATLQWVPGHADRFADWIAGLKPGGTLAFQVPDNIDAPLHALMRELAATPRWKTRLAGVLRRTDSVHTPGAYLDRLARLGCAADVWQTTYFHVLQGEDPVLDWVKGTGLRPALTALADDPEARERFLAEYRDLLRQAYPSAPYGTVLPFRRLFAVAVKEART
- a CDS encoding acyl-CoA desaturase encodes the protein MTSSSDVIEEARKATDTSPPSATLGGEQKRSIEQITLLLFITVPFLALVAAVPLAWGWGVSWLDLGLLVFFYFLGCHGITIGFHRYFTHGSFKAKRPLRIALAIMGSLAVEGPLVRWVADHRKHHKFSDAEGDPHSPWRFGETVPALIKGLWWAHIGWMFDEEQTPQDKYAPDLIKDPAIRAISRQFVLWTATSLLLPPLIGGLVTMSWWGAFTAFFWGSLVRVALLHHVTWSINSICHAVGKRPFKSRDRSGNVWWLAVLSCGESWHNLHHADPTSARHGVMRGQIDSSARFIRIFELLGWAYDVRWPSRSRIDSRRNTGDDGSRRRKETAKAA
- the tamR gene encoding MarR family transcriptional regulator TamR, whose protein sequence is MEDEVDRLVAAWRRERPDLDVEPLEVLSRVSRLARHLDRARRLAFAEHQLEPWEFDVLTALRRAGTPYQLSPGQLLTQTLVTSGTMTNRIDRLAKKGLVERLPDPSDRRGVLVRLTDTGRDRADQALAGLLEQERAILGELSSAQRAELAGLLRQLTAPFDNIPG
- a CDS encoding sodium:solute symporter family protein; this translates as MQTPTDSPVYLAAQLRLPTNWLDYTILAIYFVVVLGIGFAARRSVKTSLDFFLSGRSLPAWITGLAFISANLAATEILGMAANSAQYGAYTVHWYWIGAIPAMVFLGLVMMPFYYGSKVRSVPEFLLLRFDRAAHLLSSILFAFAAILIAGVNLYALAIVVEALLGWPQWVAIVVAGAFVLAYITLGGLSSAIYNEVLQFFVILAALIPITALGLKKAGGWDGLTHKLTASHGANFTTAWGGTGIGHVNPLGANWLTIVLGLGFVLSFGYWTTNFAEVQRALSAKNLSAGQRTPLIAAYPKIFIVFLVMIPGLVAAALIPKFGTAGSGYQYNDAIPFLMQELLPNGVLGIAVTGLLAAFMAGMAANVSSFNTVFTNDIWAKYVVRGREDAYYVGFGRMITVIGVLASIGTAFLASSFSNIMAYLQTLFSFFNVPMFVVFIVGMFWKRASAKSGFWGLLAGTVTAMVNYFVFYKKGIIAIPSDQGANFVSAIAGFVAGAVVMVAVSLFTRPKPAEELQGLVYGTRSPGMSEPPAPGDEAWYRRPALLGWGAVVLAAVCYIPFSF
- the galK gene encoding galactokinase, giving the protein MGAQQVAQRFTELYGAAPDGVWAAPGRVNLIGEHTDYNDGFVMPFALPHRTVAAVSRRADGVLRLHSADIEGGVKELRLDTLDPQSDGDWTAYPAGVVWALREAGHAVTGADVHLSSTVPTGAGLSSSAALEVVTALALNDLYELGLPGWRLARLCQRAENVYVGAPTGIMDQTASACCEAGHALFLDTRDLSQRQIPFDLAAEGLRLLVVDTRVKHAHSGGEYGKRRAGCEKGAALLGVDALRDIPYDGLDAALRRLGDEEEVRRLVRHVVTEDQRVERVVGLLHAGDTRAIGPVLTEGHASLRDDFRISCPELDLVVDTALANGALGARMTGGGFGGSAIVLTEAAEVDTLTKAVEEAFAAAGFRTPRVFEAVPSAGAVRLV